DNA sequence from the Paenibacillus physcomitrellae genome:
GAGATGTCGTGATTGACTGTGTAGGGCTGGATGCCAAGAAATCGATGATCGAAAAGATTGAAACAACGCTCAAGCTGCAGGGCGGATCTTTGTCCGCGTTTGAGCTGGCAGCCAAAGTGGTTCGCAAATTCGGCACCATCCAGGTCACCGGCGTTTACGGGCTTACTTATAACATGTTCCCGTTCGGCCATTTGTTCGAGCGCAACATTACCATCAAGACCGGCCAAGCCCCTGTCATTCATTTGATTCCTGAGCTTTATCTGCAGATCAAGCATGGGAAAATAGATCCGACGGACATCATTACGCACCGCCTCGGTTTGGAACAGGCAGAACACGGCTACAGCATCTTCGACAACAAGGAAGAGGACTGCATCAAGGTCATATTAAAACCGTAACCGTTAACCCTTTAGCGGGAACCAAACTTGGACAGGCCGCCTGGACGTTGTTCAGACGGCTTTTTCTGTGCTGACTGACCTTGCGCCTGGATGGATCGAAGATTTCATATGTGCAGACCGTGACCGGGCATTCCGGCACAGCACCCCCACTTTAGGACTTATACCAAAATTGCCGTTTTTGAGTTATGATTGTATCCGTACCAAAAAAACATCATCAATGCTGGAGCGGGATGTATTATGGAAAATTACCCTGAGGAGTTTATTGACTGGTTAATTCAAACCATGCAGTTGAATGGCTACTCCATTCTGCTGGTTACGATTCCTCTGGCGCTTATTCAATCCTTTATCGGCCTTTACCCGTTTGCTGCCCTCATCATGCTGAATATTTCGGCTATCGGCCTTGTAGAAGGGCTTCTGGTCAGCTGGGCAATGGGAACCCTGGGTACGATATTGGTCTATGTCGTCTGCGAGAAATTTCTATCAAACTGGATACAACGCAAGTGGCTCAGAAAGATGAAACGTTATGAGAAATGGCAGAGGTATACGGAACGGTACGGAATCTGGACAATCATTCTGCTCCGCACCCTGCCCATTATGCCCAATAACCTGATTTGTTTAATGGCGTCTATTTCATCGCTAAGCTTCCGGAAATACTGCTGGTCCTCGGTGTGGGGTATGTTGTCTTATATCGGCCTGATTGGCGTGCTGGGAGCGGCGGTGCTGATGCCCGAAGTGAATGTAGGCTTGATCACCCTATTGTATGGTGGATTCTGCCTGCTTCTGCTGCTCATGTTTGTCTGCCAGGAAGTGCTGCTGGTGCGGCACAAAGGGAGGCAGGGGCGGGAGCAGGAGACTCCACCCTCTAATCCTTTGATGTAGTGATGGAGTCCATAACTCTAGTTAATTGCAAGCAGAAAGCGGGGAGTTCTTATGAACAAAAATCAACTCGGAACATCGGATTTGCTCGTATCTGAAATCGGGTTTGGCTGCATGACCATCGGAACCGAAGAACAGACAGGTGTCAGACTTATTCATGAAGCGCTGGACCGCGGCATCAATCTGCTGGATACGGCGGATCTGTATGACAGCGGCCGCAACGAGGAAATCGTTGGTTTGGCCTTGAAAGGACGCCGTCAGGACGTCATTCTGGCGACCAAGGTTGGCAACCGGCGGATTCCCGACCATGAGGGCTGGGTCTGGGACGCTTCCAAAGCCTATATTCTATCGGCTGTTAAAGAAAGTCTGCGCCGGCTGCAGACCGATTATATCGACCTTTATCAGCTGCATGGAGGCACGCTGGATGACCCGATCGATGAGACGATAGAAGCTTTTGAGCAGTTGAAAAAGGAAGGGCTTATTCGGCACTATGGCATTTCCTCGATTCGTCCAAACGTTATTCGGGAATACGTATCACGTTCTTCGATCGTCAGCGTCATGAACCAGTATAGCATTTTGGACCGGCGCGCCGAGGAAGAGGTCCTTCCGCTGCTCGAGAAGAACGGCATTAGCGTTATTGCCCGCGGTCCGGTAGCCAGCGGCAATCTGGCCGATGGAGGCGAACAGAAAGCGGCCAAAGGTTATTTGGACTACAACGAGTCCGAGCTATTGGAGATTCGCAGCAAATTGGCGCAGGTGGCGGCCGGCACCTGCACGCTTAGCCAGCTGGCGATTCGCTACAGCCTGGCTGCACCGGCTGTGGCTTCGGCGATTGCTGGAGCAAGTTCTCTCAAGCAGCTTGATGAGAATGTAGGTGCATCCGCTATTCCTCCGCTGAGCGATAAGGTGCTTGGGCAAATTCGGCAGATCAGCCGCGCGAACCGTTATACGCAGCATCGGTGATGTATTATTACTCGCATATTCAAACCGGATCCTATCGAGGGTCCGTTTTTTTTACACGATTTCACACAATTTTACATGATTTATACATTCTATTAATCTAGCTGAGGTATGCTACTTTTTGGAAATGTTATTCTATCTAAAATTAGGAGGGCATTCAATGAAGTTAGCAAAAAGCAGCATGAAGAAAACAGCGGTGGTCGCAGCCGCAACAGTTCTGGCGGCAACAGGTTTCGTGATCCCTAAAGCATCCGAAAACGTTCAAGCCGACACCCCTAAAACGAAAAACGTCATTTTATTCGTTGGCGACGGCATGGGCACAGCTCAGCGAAACGCGATTCGTCTGGCAACAGTTGGCGAGACAGGCAAGCTGGCTATGGATGATATGCCTTACAGCGGTCTCATTCATACTAGCTCAACGGTTCCGGTTACGGATTCCGCTGCTGCTGCTACAGCCTACGCAAGCGGGGTTAAAACTTATAACGGAGCTATCGGTGTAGATGAACACAAACAATCCGTGAAAGCGATCATGGAATATGCGAAAGATGCCGGCTTATCTACGGGTGTAGTAACAACCAGCCAGGTAACGGACGCAACGGGCGCCGCATTTGGTTCCCATGTAGAGGATCGTTCGGCACAAAGCGATATTGCAGAGCAATATCTGAATGACAGCAAGCTTGATGTCATTCTTGGCGGCGGCGAAGATTTCTGGTTCCCTGCGGGAGAACAGGGAGCTTTCCCAGACGAGCCTGCTGAAGATCCATCTGAGAAAAGCAAAGGTACAAAAGGCAATCTGGTCGAGAAAGCCAAACAGCTCGGCTACTCCTATGTAACGAGCAAATCCGAGCTGGAGCAGGCAACCAGCAGCAAGCTGCTTGGATTGTTTGCCAATGAAGAAATGTTCCAGCAGCGTGAAGAAGGCAAGGGCGATCTTTACAACCCTGTGGTGCCGCTGGCGGATATGACCAAGAAAGCAATCGATACTCTTGCTAAAAATGATAAAGGGTTCTTCCTGATGGTAGAAGAGGAAGCAACCGACGAGATGGCTCACAATAACAATGCCGCACTGACGATTAAAGCCGGCCAGGAGCTGGACAAATCGGTTCAGGTAGCGAAAGACTTTGCTAAACAAAACCCGGATACGCTGGTGCTTGTACTGGCTGACCATGAAACCGGCGGATTCTCGATTGAACCGGTTGAAGATACCGAGGATGAATCCGGTGACGGCATTTCGAAGGAAGACGGTCCTTTTGCCATTAAAGGCTCCGACCAGCAGTTTATGGTGGACTGGACGACTTCCGGACATACAGCGGTAGACGTACCTGTTACAGCTATGGGTAAAAACTCGGTTCTCTTCTCAGGCATGTTCGAGAATACCGAAGTTTATAACAAGCTGATGCTCGTTATGGGACTTGGAAACAAGAAATAATTCGAAGCTTGAACTGGAGGCCTATCCGATCGCGGATGGGCCTTTTTAGTTTGTTCCAACCATCGATGGATAACACGGGCTCACCAGACAGCGTGTCCTGGAATACTCATATAGTTGAGGTGATGAGTCGTGATCCAGATCAGTTTATGTATGATTGTCAGAAATGAAGAAGATACCATTGGCCGCTGCCTGGCTTCTGTGCACGATTTGGTAGAGGAGATCAATATCGTGGATACCGGCTCCACCGATCGAACCAAAGAAGTCGTAAGCCGGTTCACGGATCGGGTTTATGATTTCGAATGGATCCAAGATTTTGCAGCTGCCCGGAATTATGCCTTCAGCAAAGCAACACAACCCTATATTTTATGGCTGGATGCGGATGATGTGCTGCAAAAGGACGATCGCAAGAAATTAGCCGAGTTAAAACAAACGCTGGACCCTTCGATAGATTCTGTGACGATGAAATATGACCTTGTCTTCGATGAATTCGGGAACGTGATTTCAAGTTTGCGCCGCAACCGACTTGTAAAGAAAGCAAACAGATTTAAATGGATCGGTCCTGTCCACGAGTATTTAGAGGTAGGGGGCTATATTTATGATAGTGAAATATCCGTAACGCACAGCAGCCTCCATCATGACAGCGACCGAAACCTGAACATTTACGAAGCACGGGAACAGGCGGGGGAGGATTTTTCTCCGAGGGATTTATATTATTTCGCAAATGAGCTGTTTGATCATGGGAAATACGAGAGGGCTGTTGCCTATTATCATCGTTTCTTGGCTACCGGTCTTGGCTGGGTGGAGGACAATATCGCGGCCTGCGGAAAGCTTGCGGATGCTTATACGCATTTGGGCCATAAAGAGAAGGTTCTTGAATCCACGCTTCGAACGCTGCAATACAGCAGTCCGAGGCCTGAAGCCTGCTGTCGGCTCGGATATTATTTCCTGAATGAACAGGACTACCGCTCTGCCGTCTTTTGGTATGAACTTGCTACTCAAATCAAACCGCCCGCGGGCCATTTGGGGCTAACTCATGAAGCCTGCTCAACGTGGCTTCCCCATCTGCAGCTTTGTGTATGTTATGACCGTCTAGGGCTTCATAGGCTGGCTTACAGGCATAACGAGCAGGCACTTGCCTACAGACCGGCTGATAAGAGGATGCTGCAGAACAAGAACTATTTTGAAACGGTACTGGGCATCTCCGGAGATCAAGAGCAGGACTAAGGCTGTATACGAAAAAGTAGATGAAATAGAAATAGACTGTATGGCACATGCACATATTCATTGCGCAAACCCGGTTGATCCGAAAGGAGACGGCGTTTATGCTTCTTTGTTATATTCTTGTCCTAGAAAATAGGCGGCACATCTCCTTGGCTGCCCAAGCTCTTTGCCTGGCTACGAATATATTAATTACACAACAAGACTAAGTTCAGAGGGTGAACATCCTTTAATTTTGATGTTAGGAGGAGAAGAAAGTGGCATTCTACCATTCAGGCCCAATAGAAAACCCGATTGATGCCTCTACTGGATCGAGGCCAACCGCGCAGGTGATGGTCAGCCTTACAAACCGCAGTTTGATAAACCCGGCTGCGGCAACGGTGACAGGATATAATTTAAGTGGGGCAAGGACGGTGTATATTGCGGAAGTCCTGCCCATTCCGGCAAACCAGGTGATGGTTCGAGCTTACCCTGCCGATGTGGATGCTTTTGAGTTTGATTTCAATATCACAGGAGTTACGCCGGAAGAAGTCGAAATTTCGTTGTGGGGGAAAAATGTAAACAATCAGCTGGTCAGCGCGCATCGGTTGTTAACTTCTGAACTGGTTGGGCCTGGGCCGACCGGAGCCACTGGAGCAACCGGGGCAACGGGTCCGACGGGACCAACAGGTGCTACGGGCCCAATAGGTGCTACGGGGCAGACAGGTGTTACGGGGCAGACAGGGCCAACAGGACCAGCAGGAGCCGCCGGACCGACCGGCGCTGCAGGAGAAACGGGAGCCACCGGTCCTACGGGAGCTCCCGGATCAAGGGGAGAAACAGGGCCAACAGGCGCTAGCGGGGTTATGGGGATGACCGGCCCTACCGGTGCGACCGGGGCTACGGGAGCGACTGGGGAAACAGGGGCGGTAGGTGACACGGGACCAACCGGACCGGCAGGGGGAGCGACCGGTGACACCGGTCCAACAGGAGCAACAGGAGCAACAGGGGCAACGGGTGCTACGGGAGCCACTGGAGCGACCGGGCCTACAGGAGCCACCGGGCCTACGGGCAGTGTGGAACCGAATCCGTTCAATGTCTATGTGCAAGCAGGTGCCGCTGGCGGTGATGGGAGCCAGGCGGCTCCGTACGGCACGATTCAGCAGGGTGTAACCGCCGTGTCTCCGACGGGGACCGTGCATATTTTGGGAGGCACATACCCGCTGACTGCAACCATTACCGTCAACAAAGCCGGAATCACGCTCCAGGGTTATCCGAACACCCAGATCATGCTGCAGGTAGCGGCGATTCCCTTCCTGGTGACCGGTAGCGGAGTGACGATAGACGGCTTGACCGTCACCAGTAACCTGCCTTATGCTGTTGAATTCTTCCAGTTTGCAGGAACGAATCATAGATTGACCAATAATATGATCTTTGGTCCGCCGCAAGCCGGGCCTTCAACAGGCTGGGTGGTTAACCGCGGATTCTTGACCCAGGGCAACGTGACAAATCTGCTGGTGAGAGGCAATATTTTCTATAGTTTAAGACAGCCTGCTTATCTGAATCCGAACTCAACAGGCAATATCATGAACAATGTCGTATATAACACACGCGGGTATGTGGTAGACCGCGCCATATTCGTCTTCTCGGGCAACTCCTGGGGCATTCCGGAGAATGCGGTGGATATCGCTTTGCTCGTCGGAACGCCAATCGGAGCGCCTTATGATCCGATCGGAGAACTTGCGGCTAACAATAGCAGTGCCACCATTGACGATCAAAGGTAATGCGCAGGACGTTAAAATCCGGTTTGATTCTCAATCACACCGATCATGCGAACGGCTAGAGCGTTATTGTTCCTTTTTTACGAAGGATTCTCCGTATATGAAGAGTCCTTTTTTTATGGCCGGGCTTGAGGGGTCTTGCGATATTGACTTGGTGTCATGCCGTAGAAAGAACTGAAATGTCTGGAAAAAGGATGGATCGAGCCGTAGCCCAGCTTCTCGGCAATCAAGGTCACGCTCATTTCGCTTTCAAGCAGCAGGTTGGCCGCTTTCTTCATGAGCAGATTATGCTGGTAAGCTTTCGGGGTGAGTCCGGTTTCCCGCAGAAACAGCTCATGAAAATAAGTCCGCTTTAATCCGCAGCTTCTGGACCACTCGGCAACGGAATTCCGGCGTTCGGGGGAGGCGTGAAGCTGCTGCAGAAACCGAACAATCCGGTAATCGGTCGGCTGTCGGGTTTGAAGGACGTTAAACCAGGACAACAGCCAGCCGTAAAAATAACTGTTCACCGCCTCCTGGCGGTATAATTCCAGCTCATCAAAGAAACGGGCCACCTGAATAAAGCCGTCATAGAGATGGGGATAGGCGCGCAGTGAATAAACCTTCGGCAGAAGCGTGAGCTCCTCGCAGTTCTCCTCCGGTGATAGCTCATCCAGATGAAACGGCTGCGGCGCATAAATAATGGTCCGGCTGTAAGGAGCCTGCTCCGGACGTTCCCACAAATCACAATAAAGATTGTAAGAGGATAAGGGGCGTTCGGGTGAAATGTGAAAAGCATGCGGCTGGCCTGGACGCAGAAAGATCAGCGTGCCCCGTTCAATCGGATAACGAATCCCGTCGATCTCCATTTCGCCAGGACCCTCCGTAAACAAATGAAAAGCGTATACGCTGCACACCCGCAGCTTCTCATTGCTGCTGCCATCGTATAAATATTTCATGGAGTCGCCTACATAAGGACGAATATCGGATATACGTTTCATGTTCCAAGCTCCTTCGTTATTCCCGGAATCGGATTGAATTACCGGACAATTCGTCAAATGATTGAATCATCCTGCAAAGACAATATCCTGCTTAGGATGATACGATAAATGCACCGTTAATGGAAAGAGGCAGGCATGCAGAGCGGATCATTTCGCAAGTTTAGAAAGTTTAGCAAGTCTCTTTGAATGCGCTTTCCCTATATGAATGCAGATAAACTCATTTTGAATAGAAAGAAGGAACTCTCCATGACAAAAAACAAACTTTGGTACACATCGCCGGCAAAGGGGTGGGCTCAAGGTCTTCCGGTCGGCAACGGTAGAATTGGAGCGGTCGTGATAGCGGAAGTGCTGAAAGAAGTTTGGTCCATGACCGAGATCACGTATTGGTCCGGACAGCCGGAATATGTGCAGGGAGCTGGCGGAGGTAAAGAGGCGATCGAAGAAATGAGAAGCCACTTCTTTGCCGGAGACTATGCAGGCGGGGACCAGCTGGCGAAACGTTATTTGCAGCCCGCCAAACAAAACTTCGGGACAAACCTGAGCCTTTGCGATGTGGTTGTGGAGTTTCAGCCGGCAGTGTCAGCCGGACAGCTGAATGCAAACGGTGGAGAGCAGGAGCCCATAGTATATCGTGAGCTGGATCTCGGCGAAGCGGCCGTGCGGACAGAAGTGCGGAGCTCGGAAGGGGCGGACAAGGCAGATAAGGCAGTTAAGGCAGTTAAGATAGACAAGGCAGACAAAACAGGGCAGACGGAGTCGGCCCTGTTCACGCGGGAGGTTCTGGCTACTCATGCCGAAGACCTGGTGGTAGGCAGGGTGCGAAGCGCGGTGCAGAGCGGCCTTCATTTTACACTTCGCCTGGAAGGCCGAACCTCTGAATTCAAAGCAGAAAGCGATCATCAGGAGTTGAGTGAAATCCGATTTCATGGCAAAGCGGTTGAAACGATACATAGCGACGGAAGCTGCGGAGTCAGCAGCGCCGGGGTCGTCAAGGTAGAGGCCTTTGGCGGTACCGTCAGCAGCCGTGACGGAATCATTAAGGTTATAGGGGCGGACGAGGCGGTCATTTATTTTGCGGTGAATACGGACTATAAACAGGAGGATGACAGCTGGAGCAACCGAGCGGCCGAACAAGTGAAAGGGGCCATGGCGAAAGGATTTGATCGGCTTAAAGCTGAACATATGGCCGATTATAAGCCGCTGTTTGAGCGGGTAAAACTCGACGTGGGAACTACGGAAGCGGCAAAGCTGCCGCTGGATGCAAGAATTCGCCGCTTTAAAGAAGGGAAGCTGGATGATCCGGCGCTTGTAGAGCTGTTTTTCCAATATGGTCGTTATTTGACGATTGCCGGGGCGAGAGAGGATTCTCCGCTGCCGCTGAATCTGCAGGGCATTTGGAACGACGGGGAAGCCAACCGGATGGCATGGAGCTGTGACTACCACCTCGACATTAATACCCAAATGAATTATTATCCAACGGAGATTGTGAATCTCGGTGAAAGCCATGTGCCGCTTATGGACTACGTAGAGGAGCTGGCCAAAGCCGGACGGACGACGGCGCGGGACTTGTACGGTGCAGACGGCTGGGTCGCCCATGTCTTCTCCAATGCCTGGGGATTTACGCTGCCTGGCTGGCAGACCGGCTGGGGGCTGAACGTAACTGGGGGCTTGTGGATTGCCACACATTTGATGGAGCATTACGAATATTCGCTGGATGAACGCTTCCTGCGGGAGCAGGCTTATCCGGTATTAAAGGATGCAGCGGCCTTTTTCCTCGATTACATGACCGAACATCCGAAGTATGGCTGGCTGGTGACGGGGCCGTCGAATTCGCCGGAGAACAGCTTCTATACCTCGAAGCCGGAGGAAAGCGGACAGCAGTTGTCTATGGGGCCAACCATGGATATGGTGCTGGTCAGGGATCTGCTTCAGTTCTGCCTGAAGGCCGCCCGCGAGCTCCAGCGGGATGAAGAGCTGCAGGAGCAGTGGTCAGCAGCGCTTGCCAAACTGCCCCCTCTTCAGATCGGCAAGCAGGGACAGCTGCAGGAATGGCTTGAGGATTACGAAGAAGCCCAGCCGGAGCACCGGCATTTATCGCATCTGACTGCTCTTTATCCGGGGAATCAAATTCATCCGGAACGGACCCGCGAACTGGCTGATGCGGCGAGAGTCACGCTTGAGAAGCGGATGGGGCAAAGCAATCTGGAGGACGTAGAGTTCACGGCGGCATTGTTCGCGATCTATTTCGCAAGGCTGCAGGAGGGCAGTCGAGCTTTGAAGCATGTCTCCCACCTGATCGGTGAATTATGCCTGGATAATATGTTAACGTTCTCAAAAGCAGGAATTGCCGGTGCCGAGACGAATATTTTTGTGATAGACGGCAATTTTGGAGGAGCTGCCGCGATTGCTGAAATGCTGCTGCACAGCCTTTCGGGCGAGATCGAATTGCTTCCGGCTCTGCCGCAGGAGTGGCAGGAAGGAAGCGTGAGTGGCTTACGAGCCAAAGGCGGCTTTGAAGTCGACATCGAGTGGAGCGGGGGAGAACTGCGAACCGTTTCCATCCGCTCCAGTTCCCCTGGCAGGACCGTCTTGATCCGGCACAAGGACAAACAAACTCGACTGGAATTGGCGCAGGGTGAAACTGTTCAATTGAATGCTAATCTTCACAATTTGAATGGCGAATTTCTAAATTCTGTGAGCTCCGGCAGGAAGGCAAATGAAACTTTGACAACAGACAGAAGAAATCCTTGACCCTGCGAACGTCGGCAAGAGCTGAAGACAACCGTTGAGCCAAAAGCCGTGGTTGTCTTTCCTGCCATTTGAAAGCGGATGTGGGGTCCGGGAGAACATTCTTTCAAAGGGGGAGAGGCTTTGCGTTTCTTTTCAAGCCAAACTATGCAGACTTCAGGAAAGCTGCTCCGCAACTCAAAACCTATGTTTGATCGGACCAGGCAGGTGCTTAGGCAGTCCAAAATGTTTCGACGATTTCTGATCTCTTATCTGATTATCCTGATCATCCCCAGCTTTGCCGGGTATCTGTCCTACCGAACCTCCATTTCGATTACCCAGTCCATGTCTATTGAGAATAGTGTCACGGAGCTTAATAAAAGCAAGGAAATGCTGGAAAGACGGATAGCGGAGGTAGAAGGGTTTACCCGGCAGCTGGCTTTAAATCAGGATTTAAATGCGCTGCTGAATGAGAAACCGGCCGTCAGCGGAGAGGTTAACGTATTTGGCATATGGGAACTGCTCAAGCAGGTCACACCTTTTAGCCAGACGAATGATTTTTTGCAAAATTATTATATCTATCTCAGCAATTACAATGTAATTTTGGCCAAAGGTTCCACCTACAGGCCTGAATCGTATTACCAATCCAGTCACTACGAAAATATGTCGCTGACCGAGTGGGAGGACCAGATTCTGCATAGTACACACCGCAGCGAAATCACGCCGCTTAACACTCTGGTAATGGAAAATAAGCAGATCTCAGCGATTTCTTATATGCAATCCCTGCCGCTCGACAGCTTCAGCGGTTCTTCCCCTGCTGCGATTGTGGTAACGATCGATGAGCAGAATATTGAAAATCTGCTGTCCGGCTGGATCGAAAGATACGGCGGATGGACGTCCATAACGGACGAACAAGGACAACCGCTCAGCTTGCAGGGGATTACAGCTGACAAAATGAAAGCGGTATCATCCGAGCTTGATTCAGATAATGGTCAGGTAAGCCGCTTCTGGGGCGACGACCTTGTCATCACCATTCCTTCCAAAACAACTGGATGGGTTTATCGGGCGGGGATTCCCAAACATGTGCTGATGCAAAATGCGAACCATATTAAATATATCTCCTGGGTATTTACCGGAGCGGCTTTGCTTGTCGGCTTGCTGGTGGGGTTGATTCTGTCTTACCGGAACAGCGCTCCCTTAAACCACCTGCTGGCCATGTTCAAGGAGCAGGTGCTGAAGGACGATCAGTTTCAGTTTCCTAAAAAGCGCAATGAGTTCGACTTCCTGCACGGCAACATTTCGCAGATTCTTGTGGAGAATAAACAGTTGGAGTCAGAGGTGGCGCGCCAGTTTCCACTCGTCAGAGACGGCTTCCTCAAGCGGCTGATTAATGGGGAGTTCGAGACGAAGTCGGAAATCCTGGCAGCAGCTGTGCAAACCCAAACCGAGCTGGAGTCCCACAGCGGTTATGTGGGCATTTTGCAGGTGAACGGGTATCCTGATCTGGACAGCGTGGATATCCTAAACGAATTGTACGCGGCCCGCCTGCTTGTCAAACAGATGCTGAACGGGAACGACCCATGGCCTGGAATGTATCTGACGGATTTGGGCTCTGATCAGATTGTCATGATCTTCCTGAACGGAATGGACGGGGAAATGGTGTCCAAGGAAGAGCAGCGCAAGCAGCTTGAGTCCATGATTGGCAGGATAATCGCAATTGCATACCAGGAATATAAAATGAAGCTGACCGCTGCTTTTGGCGAATTTTTCTCCTCGCTGCAGGAGATCAGTCAGTCCTTCGAGCAAGCCAAGCAGATGGCGGAGTACGCCGCGGCCGAGGAAAGGCCGGATATTGTCTGGTTCAGCGATTCCAGGCTTGAGAGCGGAAGTTATTATTATCCTCTGGACATGGAACACCGGCTGATCAGCACCGTACGTGCGGGAGACCGTGAAGAAGCGGATAAGCTGCTTCGGTCCATCATTGAACAGAATAGGGAGAACCGAAATCTGCTGCTGGAAATGAGATATCAATTCATTAACGAAATTAAAGCTA
Encoded proteins:
- a CDS encoding helix-turn-helix domain-containing protein, with the translated sequence MKRISDIRPYVGDSMKYLYDGSSNEKLRVCSVYAFHLFTEGPGEMEIDGIRYPIERGTLIFLRPGQPHAFHISPERPLSSYNLYCDLWERPEQAPYSRTIIYAPQPFHLDELSPEENCEELTLLPKVYSLRAYPHLYDGFIQVARFFDELELYRQEAVNSYFYGWLLSWFNVLQTRQPTDYRIVRFLQQLHASPERRNSVAEWSRSCGLKRTYFHELFLRETGLTPKAYQHNLLMKKAANLLLESEMSVTLIAEKLGYGSIHPFSRHFSSFYGMTPSQYRKTPQARP
- a CDS encoding glycosyltransferase, whose protein sequence is MIQISLCMIVRNEEDTIGRCLASVHDLVEEINIVDTGSTDRTKEVVSRFTDRVYDFEWIQDFAAARNYAFSKATQPYILWLDADDVLQKDDRKKLAELKQTLDPSIDSVTMKYDLVFDEFGNVISSLRRNRLVKKANRFKWIGPVHEYLEVGGYIYDSEISVTHSSLHHDSDRNLNIYEAREQAGEDFSPRDLYYFANELFDHGKYERAVAYYHRFLATGLGWVEDNIAACGKLADAYTHLGHKEKVLESTLRTLQYSSPRPEACCRLGYYFLNEQDYRSAVFWYELATQIKPPAGHLGLTHEACSTWLPHLQLCVCYDRLGLHRLAYRHNEQALAYRPADKRMLQNKNYFETVLGISGDQEQD
- a CDS encoding TVP38/TMEM64 family protein, giving the protein MENYPEEFIDWLIQTMQLNGYSILLVTIPLALIQSFIGLYPFAALIMLNISAIGLVEGLLVSWAMGTLGTILVYVVCEKFLSNWIQRKWLRKMKRYEKWQRYTERYGIWTIILLRTLPIMPNNLICLMASISSLSFRKYCWSSVWGMLSYIGLIGVLGAAVLMPEVNVGLITLLYGGFCLLLLLMFVCQEVLLVRHKGRQGREQETPPSNPLM
- a CDS encoding collagen-like triple helix repeat-containing protein, whose product is MVSLTNRSLINPAAATVTGYNLSGARTVYIAEVLPIPANQVMVRAYPADVDAFEFDFNITGVTPEEVEISLWGKNVNNQLVSAHRLLTSELVGPGPTGATGATGATGPTGPTGATGPIGATGQTGVTGQTGPTGPAGAAGPTGAAGETGATGPTGAPGSRGETGPTGASGVMGMTGPTGATGATGATGETGAVGDTGPTGPAGGATGDTGPTGATGATGATGATGATGATGPTGATGPTGSVEPNPFNVYVQAGAAGGDGSQAAPYGTIQQGVTAVSPTGTVHILGGTYPLTATITVNKAGITLQGYPNTQIMLQVAAIPFLVTGSGVTIDGLTVTSNLPYAVEFFQFAGTNHRLTNNMIFGPPQAGPSTGWVVNRGFLTQGNVTNLLVRGNIFYSLRQPAYLNPNSTGNIMNNVVYNTRGYVVDRAIFVFSGNSWGIPENAVDIALLVGTPIGAPYDPIGELAANNSSATIDDQR
- a CDS encoding glycoside hydrolase family 95 protein is translated as MTKNKLWYTSPAKGWAQGLPVGNGRIGAVVIAEVLKEVWSMTEITYWSGQPEYVQGAGGGKEAIEEMRSHFFAGDYAGGDQLAKRYLQPAKQNFGTNLSLCDVVVEFQPAVSAGQLNANGGEQEPIVYRELDLGEAAVRTEVRSSEGADKADKAVKAVKIDKADKTGQTESALFTREVLATHAEDLVVGRVRSAVQSGLHFTLRLEGRTSEFKAESDHQELSEIRFHGKAVETIHSDGSCGVSSAGVVKVEAFGGTVSSRDGIIKVIGADEAVIYFAVNTDYKQEDDSWSNRAAEQVKGAMAKGFDRLKAEHMADYKPLFERVKLDVGTTEAAKLPLDARIRRFKEGKLDDPALVELFFQYGRYLTIAGAREDSPLPLNLQGIWNDGEANRMAWSCDYHLDINTQMNYYPTEIVNLGESHVPLMDYVEELAKAGRTTARDLYGADGWVAHVFSNAWGFTLPGWQTGWGLNVTGGLWIATHLMEHYEYSLDERFLREQAYPVLKDAAAFFLDYMTEHPKYGWLVTGPSNSPENSFYTSKPEESGQQLSMGPTMDMVLVRDLLQFCLKAARELQRDEELQEQWSAALAKLPPLQIGKQGQLQEWLEDYEEAQPEHRHLSHLTALYPGNQIHPERTRELADAARVTLEKRMGQSNLEDVEFTAALFAIYFARLQEGSRALKHVSHLIGELCLDNMLTFSKAGIAGAETNIFVIDGNFGGAAAIAEMLLHSLSGEIELLPALPQEWQEGSVSGLRAKGGFEVDIEWSGGELRTVSIRSSSPGRTVLIRHKDKQTRLELAQGETVQLNANLHNLNGEFLNSVSSGRKANETLTTDRRNP
- a CDS encoding alkaline phosphatase — translated: MKLAKSSMKKTAVVAAATVLAATGFVIPKASENVQADTPKTKNVILFVGDGMGTAQRNAIRLATVGETGKLAMDDMPYSGLIHTSSTVPVTDSAAAATAYASGVKTYNGAIGVDEHKQSVKAIMEYAKDAGLSTGVVTTSQVTDATGAAFGSHVEDRSAQSDIAEQYLNDSKLDVILGGGEDFWFPAGEQGAFPDEPAEDPSEKSKGTKGNLVEKAKQLGYSYVTSKSELEQATSSKLLGLFANEEMFQQREEGKGDLYNPVVPLADMTKKAIDTLAKNDKGFFLMVEEEATDEMAHNNNAALTIKAGQELDKSVQVAKDFAKQNPDTLVLVLADHETGGFSIEPVEDTEDESGDGISKEDGPFAIKGSDQQFMVDWTTSGHTAVDVPVTAMGKNSVLFSGMFENTEVYNKLMLVMGLGNKK
- a CDS encoding aldo/keto reductase translates to MNKNQLGTSDLLVSEIGFGCMTIGTEEQTGVRLIHEALDRGINLLDTADLYDSGRNEEIVGLALKGRRQDVILATKVGNRRIPDHEGWVWDASKAYILSAVKESLRRLQTDYIDLYQLHGGTLDDPIDETIEAFEQLKKEGLIRHYGISSIRPNVIREYVSRSSIVSVMNQYSILDRRAEEEVLPLLEKNGISVIARGPVASGNLADGGEQKAAKGYLDYNESELLEIRSKLAQVAAGTCTLSQLAIRYSLAAPAVASAIAGASSLKQLDENVGASAIPPLSDKVLGQIRQISRANRYTQHR